The genome window AATTATACATGGGAGGATTCAACGGCTCTCTTCGAGGCCGCGCTGTACGCGGCACTGGAACGTCAGGCACAATTAACTGACAAGGCGTAAAATTGAGGTTGGTTTAAAAGATCGGGGGAAGAGGCGATCGTTGCGATAATCTTTATCCGGCAAATTGAGTTGTCAGGCTACAATTTTACTGCCCAAATAACCTATGCAAGCATTAATCCCAATTGTGATGTTCGGCTGGATTCCGATCGTTTTTTACCTGTTTGTGAGGTATCCGACTCAGCGGGCGGTAATTATAAGTTTTGTGGTAGCGTGGCTATTTTTGCCACAAGCTTCTTATCCGATCCCCCTGTTGCCACCCTACACCAAAATATCGGCATCTTGCTACGCAATTTTGCTGGCGACCATTGTCTACGATACTGAACGGATCACCACTTTTAAACCAGGTTGGCTGGACGTGCCAGTGCTAATTTGCTGTTTTTCTCCAATTATTTCACAAGTTACTAATGGTGGCAGCCCGATTTCTCCGACTTTCAACCAAATAATTACTTGGGGTATGCCTTATTTTTTAGGACGGCTGTATCTCGGTAGTTTAGACGGATTGCGACAATTGGCGATCGGAATTTTTGCAGGTGGGTTGGCCTACATTCCTTTTACCTTAATAGAAGGGGTTAAGGGGCCTATTCTGCACCAAATGATTTACGGCGTCAACGCCTTTGAGGACTGGGGTCAAGCAAGGCGCATGGGGGGGTGGAGACCGGTAGTATTTATGCAGCACGGTTTGATGGTGGGCGTGTGGATGATGACAGCAGCCTTAATCGGAGTTTGGCTGTGGCAAACTGGGACGCTCAAAAAGTTTCAGGGCCGCAACATCAAAACTCTAGCAATTGTATTAACAGTAGCTTTTTTCCTCTGCCGTTCTACAGGCGCCTATACTTTATTTGCAATCGCGTTGC of Microcoleus sp. bin38.metabat.b11b12b14.051 contains these proteins:
- a CDS encoding O-antigen ligase domain-containing protein, whose protein sequence is MQALIPIVMFGWIPIVFYLFVRYPTQRAVIISFVVAWLFLPQASYPIPLLPPYTKISASCYAILLATIVYDTERITTFKPGWLDVPVLICCFSPIISQVTNGGSPISPTFNQIITWGMPYFLGRLYLGSLDGLRQLAIGIFAGGLAYIPFTLIEGVKGPILHQMIYGVNAFEDWGQARRMGGWRPVVFMQHGLMVGVWMMTAALIGVWLWQTGTLKKFQGRNIKTLAIVLTVAFFLCRSTGAYTLFAIALLILFCAKWFRTSLPLLFVIGYIAFYLYVAASGQFSSQDVMSVINPIFGEERSASLKFRFDMEEILGEKARQRFLFGWGDSGGNRVYNQYGKDISVTDSLWIIAFGTYGAVGLVSLFSSLLLPVVVFCVKYPARTWSNPKVAPAAALGVALTMYVFDCVLNAMTNPIFAVIAGGISGLVLKAPESLKAKKTKISSQPKRQLLVQQKSG